In Paenibacillus sp. 1781tsa1, one DNA window encodes the following:
- a CDS encoding S1 domain-containing RNA-binding protein, with amino-acid sequence MAIEVGTKLEGKVTGITHFGAFVDLSGGVTGLVHISEIADNYVKDVNDHLKLNDLVTVKVINVDKDGKIGLSIKQAVDKPVEQQTQSRPPRAPRPERSGGDRERFSGGGPSGGQGRGGGGGGFNRGDRGGRSFKPAAGKPSFEDKMSRFLKDSEERISSLKKNTEGKRGGRGAKRV; translated from the coding sequence TGGGCACCAAGTTAGAGGGCAAGGTGACAGGAATCACGCATTTTGGAGCATTTGTGGATCTGTCAGGAGGTGTCACGGGTCTCGTTCACATCTCGGAAATCGCCGACAATTACGTCAAAGATGTCAACGACCACCTGAAGCTGAATGACCTCGTTACAGTGAAGGTTATCAACGTTGACAAGGATGGCAAGATCGGACTTTCCATTAAGCAAGCTGTTGACAAACCGGTTGAGCAACAAACACAATCCAGACCCCCGAGAGCTCCTAGACCGGAACGCAGTGGAGGAGATCGCGAACGATTCAGCGGCGGAGGCCCAAGTGGTGGCCAAGGTCGTGGTGGCGGCGGCGGTGGATTTAACCGTGGTGACCGCGGAGGCCGTTCTTTCAAGCCCGCAGCAGGCAAACCTTCATTTGAGGATAAAATGTCACGCTTCCTGAAAGATAGTGAAGAGCGGATCTCTTCGCTTAAGAAGAACACAGAAGGCAAACGTGGAGGCCGCGGAGCCAAGCGTGTGTAA